One window from the genome of Salvia splendens isolate huo1 chromosome 9, SspV2, whole genome shotgun sequence encodes:
- the LOC121748309 gene encoding lipase 3-like has protein sequence MQRAVDTVLAVTKESVKTFTYEFLHNIVRLINGVSALLLSILPGKASILEGIHGWELRPTFRGPRLPRWMENGVSSFNQFIHEFSVDSDTSSSVDYSSDGEDCDIYPPSPLSQSSRFSRESSFTKQNRSWIWWIGCIISWALFPVKLLFALPLYIINSALPSSNAPRSSGNYPSVAQSPRRLQSLKDHFVQRATDRRHGVVEDLHLAIEFSIESAFDVVHKAAHSILSPADTLGSVCRWLLSKLSFHNDNPSEDFVSSCPTTVLSDKDPAPSERKSSFNLNTDARTCQDVITELGYPYEAIRVVTTDGYVLLLERIPRRDSRKVVYLQHGILDSSMGWVSNGVVGSPAFAAFDQGYDVFLGNLRGLVSREHIDKNISSRQYWKYSINEHGTQDIPAMVEKIHDIKISELKSNQSDPEEENNSDQPYKLCAICHSLGGAAILIYAISRRIEEKPHRLSRMILLSPAGFHHDSTVVFTVSEFLFFLLAPLLAPIFPAFYIPTRFFRMLLNKLARDFHNLPAVGGLVQTLMSYVVGGDSSNWVGVLGLPHYNMNDMPGVAFRVALHLAQMKRSKKFAMFDYGSPAANMEAYGSPEPLDLGEYYSLIDIPVDLVAGRKDRVIKPSMVRNHYKVMKDAGVEVSFSEFEYAHLDFTFSHREELLSYVMSRLLLVGPPSKQMQRPKSVKGKRKDLQVKTGK, from the exons ATGCAAAGGGCCGTTGACACTGTTCTAGCTGTAACTAAAGA GTCAGTAAAGACGTTCACTTATGAATTTCTGCACAATATTGTAAGACTGATAAATGGAGTGTCGGCACTTTTATTGTCTATTTTGCCTGGGAAGGCTTCCATTCTTGAAGGCATTCACGGTTGGGAGCTTAGGCCAACTTTCCGTGGACCTCGACTTCCTCGTTGGATGGAAAA TGGCGTATCGTCTTTCAATCAATTCATTCATGAATTTTCTGTTGATTCTGACACGTCCTCAAGTGTGGATTATTCATCCGATGGAGAAGATTGTGATATTTATCCTCCATCTCCTCTGTCACAAAGTTCCCGATTCTCACGAGAAAGTAGTTTTACGAAGCAGAATAGAAGTTGGATATGGTGGATAGGATGTATAATCTCATGGGCTTTGTTTCCCGTGAAATTACTTTTTGCCCTGCCACTATATATCATTAATTCAGCTTTGCCTTCTTCTAATGCCCCGAGGAGTTCAGGAAACTATCCTTCAGTTGCACAATCTCCTAGAAGACTGCAAAGTCTAAAGGATCATTTTGTTCAGCGGGCCACTGATCGCAGACATGGCGTCGTTGAG GATCTCCACCTAGCAATTGAGTTTTCTATAGAATCTGCATTTGATGTTGTTCACAAGGCGGCCCATAGCATTCTATCTCCAGCAGATACCTTGGGAAGTGTATGCCGGTGGTTATTATCCAAACTCAGTTTTCACAACGACAATCCTTCTGAGGATTTTGTCTCTTCTTGCCCCACTACCGTTCTGTCAGATAAGGATCCAGCTCCTTCCGAAAGGAAATCGTCTTTCAACCTCAATACAGATGCCAGGACATGTCAAGATGTCATAACGGAGCTTGG GTATCCTTATGAAGCTATCCGTGTAGTTACAACTGATGGCTATGTACTTCTTCTGGAAAGAATTCCAAG GAGAGATTCACGAAAAGTTGTCTATCTGCAGCATGGAATATTAGATTCATCTATGGG TTGGGTGTCAAATGGTGTTGTCGGTTCTCCTGCTTTTGCAGCCTTTGATCAAG GTTATGATGTTTTTCTTGGAAATTTACGGGGATTGGTTTCAAGAGAACATATCGACAAGAATATCTCATCACGGCA ATATTGGAAATACTCGATTAATGAACATGGGACTCAAGATATACCAGCAATGGTAGAGAAGATACACGACATTAAGATTTCTGAATTGAAGTCTAACCAATCTGATCCCGAGGAAGAAAATAACAGCGATCAACCTTACAAACTTTGTGCAATTTGTCACAGTCTAGGAGGAGCTGCCATTCTGATATATGCTATAAGTCGTCGGATAGAGGAAAAGCCCCATAGACTTTCCAGAATGATCCTACTCTCACCAGCTGGCTTTCACCATGATTCTACAGTCGTATTCACAGTATCGGAGTTCCTGTTTTTTCTGCTTGCTCCTCTGTTAGCACCTATCTTTCCAGCCTTCTACATTCCCACTAGGTTTTTCCGTATGCTGCTAAATAAGTTGGCTCGCGACTTCCACAACTTACCTGCTGTCGGGGGACTGGTACAGACACTCATGAGTTATGTCGTGGGTGGGGACAGCTCAAACTGGGTAGGGGTTTTAGGTCTACCACACTACAATATGAACGACATGCCAGGCGTCGCGTTCCGGGTGGCACTGCATCTGGCGCAGATGAAGCGCTCCAAGAAGTTTGCAATGTTCGACTATGGCAGTCCCGCTGCGAATATGGAGGCGTATGGTTCCCCAGAGCCGTTGGACCTGGGGGAGTACTACAGCTTGATCGATATCCCCGTTGATCTCGTGGCCGGGAGGAAGGACAGGGTGATCAAACCATCTATGGTAAGGAACCACTACAAGGTGATGAAGGATGCAGGAGTGGAGGTGTCCTTCAGCGAGTTTGAGTACGCGCACCTGGACTTCACGTTCTCTCACCGTGAGGAGCTCCTGTCCTACGTGATGTCGCGTCTGCTGCTGGTGGGCCCGCCCTCAAAACAGATGCAGAGGCCTAAATCTGTCAAGGGGAAGAGAAAAGATCTGCAGGTGAAAACAGGCAAATGA